AGCTCCAGTTTTTGAGGGATATATTACCGCAAAACTTGCCAGTGATAGAATGCAAGGAAAATTTGTTATTGAAAGTTTAGATCGCGAGGTTCCTTTTGAGGCCGTTTTTGGAATTGAAGAACGATTTTCAAATACGGAGGAAGGTAATGTTGATGTAACCGGTATTTGGGAAACCGAGTTTAGTCCAGACACGGAGGATAGCTACATGGGCAAGGGGATTTTTACCCAAAAGAATGGGGTGGTTTCTGGCACCTTTAGAACGACCACCGGAGATTATAGATTTTTAGAGGGAACAATGCATGCCGATTCAATTAAAATATCTGCATTTGATGGCGCTCATGCCTTTTTGTTCCAGGCAAAGGTAACGGATAGCACAATGAACGGTATTTTTTATTCAGGTAATCATTTTAAGGAACCTTTTGTTGCCGTTAAAAACGAAACCTATGAACTTCCCAGTCCTGACTCACTGACCTTTATAAAAGAGGGATACGAAAGATTGGAATTCTCTTTTCCTGATTTAAATGGAGAAGAAGTATCCTTATCAGATCCCGAGTTTGAAAACAAGGTAGTTGTTGTGCAGCTTATGGGTTCTTGGTGTCCGAATTGTTTGGATGAATCCAAATTTTTGGTGAACTATCTCAACAACAATCAGCATGAGGATTTGGCCATTTTAGGTCTGGCATTTGAACAGGCAAAGACTAAGGAATTGGCTCTAAAAAGTATTAGTCGCCTTAAAGATAGAATTGGTATTGATTACCCTATTTTACTGGCGCAATATGGAAGTTATGACAAAGAAAAAGCACAAGAAAAATTACCGATGTTAAACCACGTGCTGTCTTATCCTACCACTATTTTCATAGATAAACAAGGTGTTGTCAGAAAAATACACACAGGATTTAATGGTCCTGCAACGGGAGAAAAATTCGAGGAATTTAAATTGGATTTCGATAGTTTCTTAAAAGAGTTATTATCGGAATAAAATGATGTTAAATGATGGTAGACTTTCCCAAGTCTATATTCTCATCGTTCATATTGAAATTATCGTCCAGTTCCATGATATTGTCCGCAATAAAATCTCCCACATAATTGGTTCCATACTTACTACTTCCCATAATATCCGGAGTAACGATTTTTTTTGAGAACGATTTTAAAACAGCAGCGACAAGGGCATCGGCTTCTTCATTAAGTTTAAAGTGCTGTAAAAGCATACCGGCACTTAAAATTGCGGCCACCGGGTTGGCTATATTTTTATCCTTAGCATCAGGATAGGACCCATGTATTGGTTCAAACATGGCATGTTCCGTTCCAACTGAGGCCGAGGGTAGAAGACCTATAGATCCTGCTAGGACACTACCTTGGTCCGACAATATATCACCGAACATGTTATCCGTCAGGATAACGTCAAACTGTGAGGGGTTAAGAATCATCTGCACGGCTGCATTGTCTATAAACAAAGTTTCCAATTCAATTTCGGGATAGCTTTTTGCAATGGACCTTACGACCCTTCTCCATAAACGGGAAGTTTCCAGTACGTTAGCCTTATCCACTAAAGTGACCTTCTTTCTTCTATTTTTGGCCGCTTTAAAAGCCAAATGCGTTATTCTACTGATTTCGTCCTCAGAATACGAACAAGTATCGGTAGCGATATTGGTACCTGAATCCATGGACTTGTTTCCATAATAAATCCCACCGGACAATTCCCTGTAAATGACCAAATCAGTATGTTTTATCAACTTTTTGTTTAAAGGAGATTGTTTGATCAATGCGGGAAACACTTTAACCGGTCGTATATTGGCAAAAAGATCTAATTCCTTTCTCAGTCTCAGTAAACCTTGTTCCGGCCAAATTTTAGAATCTGGATTACCATCGTATTTTGGCATACCTATGGCTCCAAATAAAATAGCATCGGAATTTTTACAGAGCTTTAAAGTATCTTCGGGCAAGGGAGTCCCTTTTTTGTCAATAGCCTCAGCACCTATAAGCGCTTTCTTGAATTTAAAGGAATGACCAAAAGTTTCTTCAACCGAGCGCAGGCATTTTAGGGATTGGGCAACGACTTCCGGGCCAATACCATCCCCTCCAAGTACAGCTATTTCCAAACGCATGTTAACTTATACTTTGAAGATTTACCTTGCTCGCTTCAACAATATCGTGAATATCCTCATCAAGAATTTCCTTTTTTCTATCTGCAAACTTTAGAAATTCTTCATAAACCTTATCCAATTGGATTTTGGTTAGCTCATAGCCAACTAGTTTTGCACGATAGGCAAGGGCGGCCCTACCACTTCTAGCGGTCAAAACAATAGAGGATTCCGTTACCCCTACATCCGCAGGATCAATAATTTCATACGTTTCCCTGTTCTTAATGACCCCGTCTTGATGAATACCTGAACTGTGGGCAAATGCATTGGCACCTACAATGGCCTTATTTGGCTGCACAACCATACCCATTTTGTTGGAGACCATTTTGCTGGTATCAAAGAGTAACTGGCTGTTAATAGTGGTATCCAAATTTAGACTTGGATGCTGCCTCATGATCATTACCACTTCCTCCAAGGAAGTGTTTCCGGCACGCTCCCCAATTCCATTGATGGTACACTCTATTTGTCGGGCACCGTTGATTACCCCTGCTATGGAATTGGCCGTGGCCAATCCTAGGTCGTTATGACAATGACAGGAAAGAATAGCTTTATCTATACCTTTGACATTTTCCTTCAAATACTTCATTTTAGCACCGTATTCTTCGGGCAGACAATACCCTGTGGTATCCGGAATATTTAAAACTGTAGCACCAGCTTTCACGACTGCTTCACAAACCCGTGCCAAAAATTCGTTATCCGTTCTGCCGGCATCTTCCGCATAAAACTCAACATCCTCAACAAAGGTCTTTGCATAACTTACGGCTTCTATGGCCCTTTCTATGATGGCATCCCTATTCGAGTTGAATTTATGCTTAATGTGGGAGTCCGAAGTCCCGATTCCTGTATGTATTCTAGGTTTTTTTGCATATTTAAGGGCTTCTGCCGCCACTTCGATATCTTTTTTAACCGCTCTGGTCAATCCGCATACCGTTGCATTCTTAACCAATTTGGCAATACTTTCCACAGATTTAAAATCACCTGGGCTAGAAATAGGAAACCCCGCTTCTATAATATTAACACCCAGTTCATCCAATCTTTCAGCTATCACTAACTTTTGTTCCATGTCCAATTTGCATCCTGGAACCTGTTCGCCATCCCTAAGTGTAGTATCAAAAATTTGTACTATATCTTTGCTCATTATATTTATGTAGTTTTAGCTAGTTAAACGAATATATAACCCTGATAACGAAAAAAGCAAATTTTGTTAGAACATTTACAATGTTAATTAACTTTTCGCTAATATCAATCAATTGATTTACAATAATTTAAACATATATTTTTACGATGACAAGTGCTCATAAAGATGCGTTGTTCGTTTTGGTAAAATCGCTCTCAAAATCAGAAAAGCGTCAATTTAAGCTTTATGTGGGTCGTTTAGGTGTGAATACCGATGCCAAGTTCCTTGCACTTTTCAATCTTCTGGACAAAATTAAGCGATACGATGAAAAAGTAATACTTTCCAGCGGAATAGTTAAGAAAGCGCAACTTTCCAACCTGAAGGCCCATCTATATAAACAGATTTTAGTCAGTCTTCGCCTTAATCCTGTCAACCAAAACATTCGGGTTCAAATACGGGAACAGTTGGATTTTGCAACTATTCTCTATCAAAAAGGACTTTACAAGCAAAGTCTTAAAATTTTGGACAAAGCCAAATCCACAGCCATAGAAAACGAGGAAAAGAACATCGCCTATGAAATTGTAGAGTTTGAAAAAATTATTGAAACACAATACATTACCCGGAGTATTCCTGATAGGGCAGACGAACTTGCCTTACAGGCAAAGGAACTATCCGGACAAAATGTTGTGACCAGCAAGCTATCCAATCTTTCGTTGCAACTATATAGCATGATGCTAAAGGTAGGATATGTTAGGAGCGATGAGGACCTACAGAAAGTAAAGCACTATTTTTCCAAACACTTGCCCAAGGTTGATATTGAAAAGCTAGGGTTCAGGGAGAAATTATGGCTCTATAAGGCCCACTTATGGTATAGTTTTTTAATCCAGGATTTTCTTTCTTCTTATAAATATGCCAGTAAATGGGTAGATCTATTCTATGATTACAAGGAAATGATCTATTTAAATCCCGTGTTTTTTCTAAAGGGCAATCATTACTTATTGGAATCTCTTTTTTACGTAAAATATAGTTCGCAATTTAGGGAAACACTTCAAAAAATGGAGGGTGTCATACAGGAAAAGAATTTTCCTAATAATGACAATATAAACTCGCTTGCCTTTCTCTATTTGAATGCAAATAAATTGAACCTGCATTTTTTGGAAGGTACTTTTGAAAAAGGATTGTATCTCGTAAAAATCGTGGAATATGGTATAAATAAGCATAAGGACCGTATAGATGCGCATCACGTAATGGTACTTTATTATAAAATTGCTTGCCTGTATTTTGGAATCGGTGATAATAAGACCTGCATTGTTTACCTTAAAAAAATCATCAATAATAAAAACCTTAAAATGCGTGAAGACCTAATGTGCTTTGCTAGGGTTTTGAGTTTGGTGGCGCATTATGAAGCGGGCATGGACTACCATTTGGAGGTACAATTAAAAAGTACCTATAAGTTCCTGCTAAAAATGAACGATATGCATGCGGTACAAAAGGAAATGATAAAGTTTTTACGGAATTTGGGCGGAATTTATCCCAATGAATTAAAAAATGAATTTAAAAAGCTCCACACCGAACTCAAAAAATATGAGGACCATCCCTATGAAAAACGTGCCTTTCTTTACCTTGACATTATTTCATGGTTAGAGAGCCACTTGGAAAACAAACCGGTTTCGGAAATCATTAGAGAAAAAGCATTAAAACAGACCAGGTAAGTAAGGACATCTTCTATGGACCGAACCCATGCTTCCCAATTATTGGAAATCAACCTAGCCATGTTGTTTATAGCGACATCCGGTCCTTTGGGAAGAATTGTGGATTTATCGGTACCCGTAACAACTGGAATACGTGGTGCCATAGCTTTTGTGCTCTTATTACTTTTCTGCAGGTTTAGAAAAATTTCGTTGAACGTAAAAAAAAGGGATTTGCCCGTTATTTTACTTACCGGTGTCTTAATGGCCTCCCACTGGCTATTTTACTTTTATGCCCTTCAATGGTCCAATGTAGCCATTGGAATGTTATCCCTTTTTACCTATCCGGTGATAACGGCCTTTTTAGAACCAATCTTGTTAAAAACAAAGCTTCAAAAAATGCATCTTTTGCTTGGTGCTTTGGTTTTGTTGGGTATCTATTTCTTAAGCCCCCATTTTAGTTTAAAGGACTCGAGCACTCTGGCAATTTTAATGGGATTGATTTCTGCTATCGCCTACGCACTAAGAAACATCATTTTGAAATTAAAAGTTGAAAAATATCAAGGGACTACCCTAATGGTCTATCAAACAGGAACAATAGCCCTACTCATGTTACCCGCATTATTTTTCACGACCCCAACCAATATATTGGAAAATTGGCAAGGGCTTTTGGCCTTAGGAGTGATTACCACGGCAATTGGACATAGCCTTTTTCTTATGACATTCAAACATTTTAGTATAACTACGGTAAGTATACTAAGTAGTGTGCAGCCAATTTATGGTATAGTAATCGGGGTGATATTTCTACACGAAATTCCTAAAAACACTACCTTAATTGGCGGAGTATTGATTCTTAGTTCCGTGATTATTGAAAGCTTTAGGTCCTCAAAAAGGAAGAAGGTCAGTTCTTCGGATTAATATTTGGAAGGTACTCGTTCATAACATTGTTTCCTAGCGTTTCAAACTCGTTGTTCCGTGCCATTTCCCTAACTTTTATAGGGTCAAAATCGCCATTGAAATAAAGAAAGGAGGCAGATTCTGCATTGTTGTTATAAATTAAGATTTCCTTTACACTGTTTCTTTTTTCCCTGATGGAAACTACATTTCGTTTTAAATTGTCATTCTTTCTATACACCTCAATAAAAGAATTACTCGTAATGCCATTCATTTGCTGATTTAAAAACTGCGTTCTGGCCGGCGTAGCACTAGGAAACTGCATATATCTTAAATCCCTAGTATTTCCGATCAGGGATTGCATTTCTGGGGAAATACCACTGATTAAAGTTAACATGAACTGTGGCACCCTTACAGCGGTTACCTGATCATCATTTTTATGGGCATTATAAAAGGTATCGATGGAATTATAAGTACCGCAACTATAGAAAAGAACGAATATGAAAAGTATACTGATTTTCTTATACATGGTTTAGTGTTTAAAAATCCTAATGTACAAAATCTAGGAACAGGCATCCCAAATAGGGTCTTTGGGCAAGGGGGCCAAGATGGAAAGGGGTTTGTTTTGAACGGGATGTTCAAATTCAAGTTTACGTGCATGGAGATGAATGCTGGCATCCTTGTTACTTCGAGGGAAACCATATTTTAAATCTCCTTTAACAGGGTGCCCAAGGGCGGATAATTGCGATCTGATTTGGTGATGCCTCCCTGTCTTTAAATCAATTTCCAATAAATAATAGGAGTCCAACTTTTTTAGAATTCGATACTGGAGTATAGCTTTTTTACTGTCGGGTACTTCCCTGTCGTTGGCATAAGATTTGTTTTGTTTCGGATTCCTTTTAAGCCAGTGCGTTAATGTCCCCTCGATTTTTTGTGGTGCTTCCTTAACTATTGCCCAATAGGTTTTTTTCGCCTTTTTATCCGAAAAAAGTTTGTTCAATCGAGGTAGGGCTTTGGAGGTTTTTGCAAAAACCACCAATCCGGATGTAGGACGGTCTAAACGGTGCACCACGCCCAAATATACATTACCAGGTTTTTGGTATTTTTCCTTAAGGTATTGTTTAACGAC
This window of the Maribacter cobaltidurans genome carries:
- a CDS encoding peroxiredoxin family protein; the protein is MRKIYITFLFLSITACTPKKSSNVPKNGIWQARLTVQDNQILPFNFELSSTDDQGTNITIHNGEEIIYVDEITIKEDSILIKAPVFEGYITAKLASDRMQGKFVIESLDREVPFEAVFGIEERFSNTEEGNVDVTGIWETEFSPDTEDSYMGKGIFTQKNGVVSGTFRTTTGDYRFLEGTMHADSIKISAFDGAHAFLFQAKVTDSTMNGIFYSGNHFKEPFVAVKNETYELPSPDSLTFIKEGYERLEFSFPDLNGEEVSLSDPEFENKVVVVQLMGSWCPNCLDESKFLVNYLNNNQHEDLAILGLAFEQAKTKELALKSISRLKDRIGIDYPILLAQYGSYDKEKAQEKLPMLNHVLSYPTTIFIDKQGVVRKIHTGFNGPATGEKFEEFKLDFDSFLKELLSE
- the leuB gene encoding 3-isopropylmalate dehydrogenase codes for the protein MRLEIAVLGGDGIGPEVVAQSLKCLRSVEETFGHSFKFKKALIGAEAIDKKGTPLPEDTLKLCKNSDAILFGAIGMPKYDGNPDSKIWPEQGLLRLRKELDLFANIRPVKVFPALIKQSPLNKKLIKHTDLVIYRELSGGIYYGNKSMDSGTNIATDTCSYSEDEISRITHLAFKAAKNRRKKVTLVDKANVLETSRLWRRVVRSIAKSYPEIELETLFIDNAAVQMILNPSQFDVILTDNMFGDILSDQGSVLAGSIGLLPSASVGTEHAMFEPIHGSYPDAKDKNIANPVAAILSAGMLLQHFKLNEEADALVAAVLKSFSKKIVTPDIMGSSKYGTNYVGDFIADNIMELDDNFNMNDENIDLGKSTII
- a CDS encoding 2-isopropylmalate synthase, whose amino-acid sequence is MSKDIVQIFDTTLRDGEQVPGCKLDMEQKLVIAERLDELGVNIIEAGFPISSPGDFKSVESIAKLVKNATVCGLTRAVKKDIEVAAEALKYAKKPRIHTGIGTSDSHIKHKFNSNRDAIIERAIEAVSYAKTFVEDVEFYAEDAGRTDNEFLARVCEAVVKAGATVLNIPDTTGYCLPEEYGAKMKYLKENVKGIDKAILSCHCHNDLGLATANSIAGVINGARQIECTINGIGERAGNTSLEEVVMIMRQHPSLNLDTTINSQLLFDTSKMVSNKMGMVVQPNKAIVGANAFAHSSGIHQDGVIKNRETYEIIDPADVGVTESSIVLTARSGRAALAYRAKLVGYELTKIQLDKVYEEFLKFADRKKEILDEDIHDIVEASKVNLQSIS
- a CDS encoding DMT family transporter, producing the protein MDRTHASQLLEINLAMLFIATSGPLGRIVDLSVPVTTGIRGAIAFVLLLLFCRFRKISLNVKKRDLPVILLTGVLMASHWLFYFYALQWSNVAIGMLSLFTYPVITAFLEPILLKTKLQKMHLLLGALVLLGIYFLSPHFSLKDSSTLAILMGLISAIAYALRNIILKLKVEKYQGTTLMVYQTGTIALLMLPALFFTTPTNILENWQGLLALGVITTAIGHSLFLMTFKHFSITTVSILSSVQPIYGIVIGVIFLHEIPKNTTLIGGVLILSSVIIESFRSSKRKKVSSSD
- a CDS encoding DUF4252 domain-containing protein; this encodes MYKKISILFIFVLFYSCGTYNSIDTFYNAHKNDDQVTAVRVPQFMLTLISGISPEMQSLIGNTRDLRYMQFPSATPARTQFLNQQMNGITSNSFIEVYRKNDNLKRNVVSIREKRNSVKEILIYNNNAESASFLYFNGDFDPIKVREMARNNEFETLGNNVMNEYLPNINPKN
- a CDS encoding RluA family pseudouridine synthase translates to MGAFEKVISTPKNLQVLYEDNHLIIVNKRPGDIVQGDKTGDLPLSEVVKQYLKEKYQKPGNVYLGVVHRLDRPTSGLVVFAKTSKALPRLNKLFSDKKAKKTYWAIVKEAPQKIEGTLTHWLKRNPKQNKSYANDREVPDSKKAILQYRILKKLDSYYLLEIDLKTGRHHQIRSQLSALGHPVKGDLKYGFPRSNKDASIHLHARKLEFEHPVQNKPLSILAPLPKDPIWDACS